The following are encoded together in the Gadus chalcogrammus isolate NIFS_2021 chromosome 2, NIFS_Gcha_1.0, whole genome shotgun sequence genome:
- the LOC130404579 gene encoding ran GTPase-activating protein 1-like isoform X1, with amino-acid sequence MATDIVGQLADSLARTGVEEWELSYKGQGRKLDNAQSVEEIVKEIKEFQGLQALRLEGNTIGVEAAQAIAKALQTKSQFKCCYWSDMFTGRLRSEIPPALNSLGDALVTAGARLSVLDLSDNAFGPDGVKGIERLLKSRACHTLQELKLNNCGMGIGGGKILAAALTECHKKSSALGAPLRLKVFIAGRNRLENDGARALAQAFQLMGSLEEVHMPQNGINHPGVTALATAMQHNAGLRVLNLNDNTFTKRGAIAMAQALKHLRSVQVINFGDCLVRSEGAIAIAETVSEGLPILKELNLSFGEITEEAALALAHAVKSKTHLEKLDLNGNALGVEGCEALKEAMQSMKIGDLLGSLSDDEGEPEVDDDDDDDDDEETDEEGVEEEEEEEEEDGEEEDDQEDEEEEEEEEEEEEDESPGVKVSTPASAPRPPDVSSFLSFPSPDKLLKLGAKRALLIEEQVDLSDAMKTARAFLTISSVYKEENEELKTAVLDSIDGVLRKAFSSPSFQGYDFVSCLLVLLGLIKSEDKVKPVRVVPGQLEALEHVVRQDYFPRESVAVLEAFMSRNSKALEPVDGARSGLQTTLQGLQGGS; translated from the exons ATGGCGACCGATATTGTTGGGCAGCTGGCCGACTCCCTGGCCCGGACCGGAGTGGAGGAGTGGGAGCTGAGCTACAAGGGCCAGGGCCGGAAGCTGGACAACGCCCAGTCCG tgGAGGAGATAGTGAAAGAGATCAAGGAGTTCCAGGGTCTGCAGGCCCTTCGTCTGGAGGGGAACACGATCGGAGTGGAGGCGGCGCAGGCCATCGCCAAGGCCCTCCAGACCAAGAGCCAGTTTAAG TGCTGCTACTGGAGTGATATGTTCACAGGCCGGCTGCGCTCTGAGATCCCCCCTGCCCTG AACTCCCTGGGCGACGCCCTGGTGACGGCCGGCGCCCGGCTCAGCGTGCTGGACCTCAGCGACAACGCCTTCGGGCCGGACGGCGTCAAGGGCATCGAGCGGCTGCTGAAGAGCCGCGCCTGCCACACGCTGCAGGAGCTGAAGCTCAACAACTGCGGCATGGGCATCGGCGGGGGCAAG ATTTTGGCAGCAGCTCTGACGGAGTGCCATAAGAAGTCGAGTGCGTTGGGCGCCCCCCTCAGGCTGAAGGTGTTCATCGCAGGCAGGAACCGGCTGGAGAACGACGGCGCCAGGGCCCTGGCCCAGGCCTTCCAG CTCATGGGCAGCCTGGAGGAGGTCCACATGCCCCAGAACGGCATCAACCACCCGGGGGTGACGGCGCTGGCCACCGCCATGCAGCACAACGCCGGCCTCCGCGTGCTCAACCTCAACGACAACACCTTCACCAAGAGGGGCGCCATCGCCATGGCCCAG GCCCTGAAACACCTACGCAGCGTCCAGGTGATCAACTTCGGGGACTGTCTGGTGCGGTCGGAGGGGGCCATCGCCATCGCAGAAACCGTGTCAGAAGGACTCCCTATCCTCAAG GAGCTGAACCTGTCGTTTGGGGAGATCACCGAGGAGGCCGCTCTGGCACTGGCCCACGCAGTGAAGAGCAAGACCCACCTGGAGAAGCTGGACCTCAACG GGAACGCTCTGGGGGTGGAAGGCTGCGAGGCGCTGAAGGAGGCCATGCAGAGTATGAAGATAGGAGACCTGCTGGGCTCCCTCAG TGATGACGAGGGTGAGCCAGAAGtcgacgacgatgatgatgatgatgacgatgaggagaCGGATGAAGAaggtgtagaggaggaggaggaggaggaagaggaagatggggaggaagaagatgaccaagaggatgaggaggaggaggaggaggaggaggaggaagaggaggatgaaagCCCTGGAGTAAAG GTCTCCACCCCGGCCTCGGCCCCGCGCCCCCCTGACGTGTCGTCCTTCCTCAGCTTCCCCTCGCCGGACAAGCTGCTCAAACTAGGGGCCAAGAGGGCTCTACTCATCGAGGagcag GTGGACCTCTCCGACGCCATGAAGACGGCCCGCGCCTTCCTCACCATCTCCTCCGTCTAcaaggaggagaacgaggagctGAAGACGGCCGTCCTGGACAGCATcg ACGGCGTCCTGAGGAAGGCCTTCTCCAGCCCCTCCTTCCAGGGCTACGACTTCGTCTCGTgtctgctggtgctgctggggctCATTAAG agcgAGGACAAGGTGAAGCCGGTGCGGGTGGTCCCGGGCcagctggaggccctggagcaCGTGGTGCGTCAGGACTACTTCCCCCGGGAGAGCGTGGCCGTGCTGGAGGCCTTCATGTCCCG CAACAGCAAGGCCCTGGAGCCGGTGGACGGGGCCCGCAGCGGGCTGCAGACCACCCTGCAGGGCCTCCAGGGGGGCAGCTGa
- the LOC130404579 gene encoding ran GTPase-activating protein 1-like isoform X2 has product MATDIVGQLADSLARTGVEEWELSYKGQGRKLDNAQSVEEIVKEIKEFQGLQALRLEGNTIGVEAAQAIAKALQTKSQFKCCYWSDMFTGRLRSEIPPALNSLGDALVTAGARLSVLDLSDNAFGPDGVKGIERLLKSRACHTLQELKLNNCGMGIGGGKILAAALTECHKKSSALGAPLRLKVFIAGRNRLENDGARALAQAFQLMGSLEEVHMPQNGINHPGVTALATAMQHNAGLRVLNLNDNTFTKRGAIAMAQALKHLRSVQVINFGDCLVRSEGAIAIAETVSEGLPILKELNLSFGEITEEAALALAHAVKSKTHLEKLDLNGNALGVEGCEALKEAMQSMKIGDLLGSLSDDEGEPEVDDDDDDDDDEETDEEGVEEEEEEEEEDGEEEDDQEDEEEEEEEEEEEEDESPGVKVSTPASAPRPPDVSSFLSFPSPDKLLKLGAKRALLIEEQVDLSDAMKTARAFLTISSVYKEENEELKTAVLDSIDGVLRKAFSSPSFQGYDFVSCLLVLLGLIKSEDKVKPVRVVPGQLEALEHVVRQDYFPRESVAVLEAFMSR; this is encoded by the exons ATGGCGACCGATATTGTTGGGCAGCTGGCCGACTCCCTGGCCCGGACCGGAGTGGAGGAGTGGGAGCTGAGCTACAAGGGCCAGGGCCGGAAGCTGGACAACGCCCAGTCCG tgGAGGAGATAGTGAAAGAGATCAAGGAGTTCCAGGGTCTGCAGGCCCTTCGTCTGGAGGGGAACACGATCGGAGTGGAGGCGGCGCAGGCCATCGCCAAGGCCCTCCAGACCAAGAGCCAGTTTAAG TGCTGCTACTGGAGTGATATGTTCACAGGCCGGCTGCGCTCTGAGATCCCCCCTGCCCTG AACTCCCTGGGCGACGCCCTGGTGACGGCCGGCGCCCGGCTCAGCGTGCTGGACCTCAGCGACAACGCCTTCGGGCCGGACGGCGTCAAGGGCATCGAGCGGCTGCTGAAGAGCCGCGCCTGCCACACGCTGCAGGAGCTGAAGCTCAACAACTGCGGCATGGGCATCGGCGGGGGCAAG ATTTTGGCAGCAGCTCTGACGGAGTGCCATAAGAAGTCGAGTGCGTTGGGCGCCCCCCTCAGGCTGAAGGTGTTCATCGCAGGCAGGAACCGGCTGGAGAACGACGGCGCCAGGGCCCTGGCCCAGGCCTTCCAG CTCATGGGCAGCCTGGAGGAGGTCCACATGCCCCAGAACGGCATCAACCACCCGGGGGTGACGGCGCTGGCCACCGCCATGCAGCACAACGCCGGCCTCCGCGTGCTCAACCTCAACGACAACACCTTCACCAAGAGGGGCGCCATCGCCATGGCCCAG GCCCTGAAACACCTACGCAGCGTCCAGGTGATCAACTTCGGGGACTGTCTGGTGCGGTCGGAGGGGGCCATCGCCATCGCAGAAACCGTGTCAGAAGGACTCCCTATCCTCAAG GAGCTGAACCTGTCGTTTGGGGAGATCACCGAGGAGGCCGCTCTGGCACTGGCCCACGCAGTGAAGAGCAAGACCCACCTGGAGAAGCTGGACCTCAACG GGAACGCTCTGGGGGTGGAAGGCTGCGAGGCGCTGAAGGAGGCCATGCAGAGTATGAAGATAGGAGACCTGCTGGGCTCCCTCAG TGATGACGAGGGTGAGCCAGAAGtcgacgacgatgatgatgatgatgacgatgaggagaCGGATGAAGAaggtgtagaggaggaggaggaggaggaagaggaagatggggaggaagaagatgaccaagaggatgaggaggaggaggaggaggaggaggaggaagaggaggatgaaagCCCTGGAGTAAAG GTCTCCACCCCGGCCTCGGCCCCGCGCCCCCCTGACGTGTCGTCCTTCCTCAGCTTCCCCTCGCCGGACAAGCTGCTCAAACTAGGGGCCAAGAGGGCTCTACTCATCGAGGagcag GTGGACCTCTCCGACGCCATGAAGACGGCCCGCGCCTTCCTCACCATCTCCTCCGTCTAcaaggaggagaacgaggagctGAAGACGGCCGTCCTGGACAGCATcg ACGGCGTCCTGAGGAAGGCCTTCTCCAGCCCCTCCTTCCAGGGCTACGACTTCGTCTCGTgtctgctggtgctgctggggctCATTAAG agcgAGGACAAGGTGAAGCCGGTGCGGGTGGTCCCGGGCcagctggaggccctggagcaCGTGGTGCGTCAGGACTACTTCCCCCGGGAGAGCGTGGCCGTGCTGGAGGCCTTCATGTCCCGGTAA